The following proteins are encoded in a genomic region of Cryptococcus neoformans var. neoformans JEC21 chromosome 2 sequence:
- a CDS encoding sterol 24-C-methyltransferase, putative: MPAETRSADRVSNYNKFWEKKSANDNDTHRANRLDQYTEVVNGYYDGATELYEYGWAESFHFCRFYKGEAFLQALARHEHYLASMMQLKPGMRVLDVGCGVGGPAREIARFSDATIVGVNNNDFQIGRATAKSKKAGLSDKVSFVKGDFMKLSEQFGENSFDAIYAIEATCHAPNFEGIYGEIFKCLKPGGVFGVYEWCMTDAWDPSNPEHKEIAHGIEVGDGIPEMRNLAAARSALKTVGFEIEHEEDLADRDDAVPWYYPLEGDIWKAQTTWDMFTCWRTSKMGYTITQNAVWFLEKFGLVPKGTYSVGQSLIVASKALVAGGRTKLFTPMALWVARKPAN, translated from the exons ATGCCCGCCGAAACCCGTTCTGCCGACCGAGTGTCCAACTATAACAAGTTCTGGGAGAAAAAGTCTGCCAACGACAACGACACTCACAGAGCTAACAGATTGGACCAGTACACCGAAGTCGTCAACG GTTATTATGACGGTGCTACCGAGCTCTATGAGTATGGTTGGG CCGAgtctttccatttctgCCGTTTCTACAAGGGTGAAGCTTTTCTTCAGGCT CTTGCCCGTCACGAGCACTACCTCGCCTCTATGATGCAGCTGAAACCCGGCATGCGTGTCCTCGATGTTGGATGTGGTGTTGGTGGCCCCGCTCGTGAAATTGCCCGTTTCTCTGATGCCACTATCGTCGGTGTCAATAACAATGACTTCCAAATCGGTAGGGCTACTGCCAAGTCAAAGAAGGCCGGTCTCAGCGACAAGGTTTCCTTCGTCAAAGGAGACTTTATGAAGCTCAGTGAACAGTTTGGAGAGAACTCTTTTGATGCTA TCTACGCCATTGAGGCCACCTGCCACGCCCCTAATTTTGAGGGCATCTACGGCGAAATTTTCAAGTGTTTGAAACCTGGTGGTGTG TTTGGTGTGTACGAATGGTGCATGACTGATGCTTGGGATCCCTCCAACCCTGAGCACAAGGAAATCGCTCATGGAATCGAG GTTGGAGACGGTATTCCCGAGATGCGAAACTTGGCCGCCGCTCGCAGCGCTCTTAAAACTGTTGGTTTCGAGATTGAGCACGAAGAGGATCTGGCCGACC GAGATGATGCCGTGCCCTGGTATTACCCTCTTGAAGGTGACATCTGGAAGGCTCAGACCACCTGGGATA TGTTCACCTGCTGGAGAACCAGCAAGATGGGCTACACAATCACCCAGAACGCTGTGTGGTTCCTTGAGAAGTTTGGTCTCGTGCCCAAGGGCACTTATAGCGTTGGCCAAAGTTTGATCGTCGCCTCCAAGGCTCTCGTCGCCGGTGGCAGGACCAAGTTGTTCAC TCCTATGGCTTTATGGGTTGCTCGAAAGCCTGCCAACTAG
- a CDS encoding phosphatidylinositol 3-kinase, putative yields MQPGPSKDRDYSFARLCHLAPHLALKITSLQGSLPKHPFSRTLHSPALAHQGLQQQTPSDLYVTCQLWADGKQYSLPFRTAHKDFPRGYTWNSVVVFPITYPSLLLSSQIAFTIWDVQGSGKAVPVGGTTMSLFNSKRTLKRGQQRLHVHRGVQADPSLNTTTPSELPDEEEDEMGRLERLVKDFERGDILKIDWLDRLTFRQIEKAHSAEAEKSDSLYLYVDLPKFDFPVVFSEQESLITLPPQPVIHPPSQNSQPTSALPPNLLSNDPHLWKTYDPEAWRENPVEIKHRKLLRSQRLGDEGRDLKPGPADRDRLNEIFRLPPTASLSTVDKDLLWKFRFSLFRSPRSLTKFLKCITWSDPVEAKQAVEKLLPLWGQEVGMDDALELLGPNFTHKKVRAFAVKRLERAEDDELLLYLLQLVQALKFEHKSSLDVQRGHRSHRKRERELASQDEQGSGLSQFLINRSVANPILGTSFHWYLMIECDNRSSVGKMYAQVAFNFMKKLSETPKGQAQRDILRRQGELVQILSTRAKDIRASKDSRSKKIEKLKAYLSDSKHGLASLPEPLPLPLNANIFVTSVVAEKSSIFKSNLLPLLIWFETIDSTRPTDDDSPDAVVSITPDYPIIFKNGDDLRQDQLVIQLFTLMDRLLRKENLDLRLSPYSVLATSTTEGMIQFVPSKSVASIMAEHGSLQNYLRIEHADDGALGSYGIEASVMDTFVRSCAGYSVLTYVLGVGDRHLDNLMLAPDGHFFHVDFGYILGRDPKPYPPPVKVCKEMVDAMGGPGSAHYGRFQSLCYTAFIGLRKNANLILNLVALMVDAGIQDIQLEPDKAVWKVQEKFMLDLSEEDAIKQFEVLLNDTSYLTAVFDRIHDWAQYLRD; encoded by the exons ATGCAGCCCGGGCCCTCCAAGGACAGGGACTATTCCTTTGCGAGGCTGTGCCATCTTGCCCCGCACCTCGCGCTTAAAAT CACCTCCCTCCAAGGCAGCCTGCCCAAGCACCCCTTCTCCCGCACACTCCACAGCCCCGCTCTCGCACACCAAGGTCTCCAGCAGCA AACCCCGTCCGACCTCTACGTCACCTGCCAGCTATGGGCCGACGGCAAACAGTACTCGCTCCCGTTTAGAACGGCGCACAAAGATTTCCCCCGGGGATACAC GTGGAACTCCGTCGTGGTTTTCCCCATAACATATCCCTCCTTATTATTGTCTTCCCAGATAGCATTCACTATATGGGATGTACAGGGGTCTGGAAAGGCTGTACCTGTGGGTGGTACCACCATGAGTCTGTTCAACTCCAAGCG CACTCTAAAGCGGGGACAGCAACGGCTACATGTCCACAGAGGTGTCCAAGCAGATCCCAGCTTGAATACAACTACACCAAGCGAGCTtcctgatgaagaagaggatgagatgggaagaCTTGAAAGA TTAGTCAAGGATTTCGAAAGAGGGGACATCCTCAAAATAGATTGGCTTGATCGGCTTACCTTTCGTCAGATTGAGAAGGCCCACTCG GCTGAAGCTGAAAAGTCGGACAGTTTGTATCTATATGTCGACCTACCCAAGTTTGACTTTCCTGTCGTCTTCTCGGAACAAGAATCTCTCATAACACTTCCACCCCAGCCTGTAATTCACCCCCCCTCACAAAACTCTCAGCCTACATCGGCCCTACCGCCCAATCTATTATCAAATGATCCGCATCTATGGAAAACCTATGATCCCGAGGCCTGGAGGGAAAATCCCGTGGAAATCAAACACAGAAAGCTATTAAGAAGTCAGCGACTGGGCGATGAAGGTAGAGATCTTAAACCAGGACCAGCTGATCGTGATCGGTTAAAC GAGATATTCCGCTTGCCGCCTACTGCATCGCTCTCCACAGTGGATAAGGACTTACTATGGAAGTTTcgtttctctctctttcgcTCTCCCCGATCTCTTACCAAGTTCCTCAAATGCATCACTTGGTCGGACCCAGTGGAAGCAAAGCAAGCGGTGGAGAAGCTCCTACCGTTATGGGGCCAAGAAGTTGGTATGGATGACGCCCTGGAGCTTTTAGGGCCTAATTTCACGCACAAGAAAGTCAGGGCATTTGCAGTAAAGCGTTTAGAACGagctgaagatgat GAACTATTACTTTATCTACTTCAACTAGTGCAGGCTTTGAAATTTGAGCACAAATCATCTTTAGATGTTCAGCGGGGCCATCGTAGCCATCGCAAACGGGAAAGAGAACTGGCATCTCAGGACGAACAGGGTAGCGGGCTGTCACAATTCCTGATCAATCGAAGCGTGGCGAATCCCATATTAGGGACGAGTTTTCACTGGTATCTGATGATCGAATGTGATAACAGATCATCTGTAGGGAAAATGTACGCACAGGTGGCCTTCAATTTTATGAAAAAGTTATCAGAA ACACCTAAAGGTCAAGCCCAGCGTGACATTCTTCGTCGACAAGGTGAACTTGTTCAAATACTATCCACGCGAGCCAAAGATATTCGTGCTTCAAAAGATTCTAGATCCAAAAAGATTGAAAAACTCAAGGCATACCTGTCTGATTCAAAGCACGggcttgcttctctccctgAACCGCTTCCACTTCCCCTTAACGCCAACATCTTCGTCACATctgttgttgctgagaaatcatccatcttcaaaTCCAATCTCTTACCACTTCTCATATGGTTTGAGACCATAGATTCGACCAGGCCCACAGATGATGATTCTCCTGACGCTGTTGTTAGCATTACACCAGATTATCCCATCATTTTTAAAAATGGAGATGATCTGCGCCAAGATCAGCTTGTAATCCAGCTGTTTACTTTGATGGATCGCCTTCTACGCAAAGAAAACCTTGATCTCCGCTTAAGTCCATACAGTGTATTGGCAACTTCAACCACGGAAGGCATGATACAATTTGTGCCCAGCAAGAGTGTAGCGTCGATCATGGCGGAGCATGGGAGTTTACAAAATTATTTGAGAATAGAGCATGCGGATGATGGCGCTCTAGGCTCCTATGGGATCGAAGCCAGTGTAATGGACACATTCGTTAGAAGTTGCG CTGGCTACTCTGTCCTCACATATGTGCTAGGTGTTGGAGATAGACACTTAGATAATCTGATGCTGGCGCCAGATGGTCATTTCTTCCATG TGGACTTTGGGTACATCCTCGGTCGCGATCCCAAGCCATACCCACCCCCGGTTAAAGTCTGCAAAGAGATGGTAGATGCCATGGGCGGCCCAGGATCTGCCCACTATGGAAGATTCCAGAGTCTATGCTACACTGCGTTCATCGGCTTGAGGAAAAATGCCAACCTGATACTGAACCTTGTCGCGTTGATGGTAGATGCCGGTATCCAAGATATACAGCTGGAACCAGATAAAGCTGTATGGAAG GTGCAGGAGAAATTCATGCTGGATTTGTCCGAGGAAGACGCAATCAAACAGTTCGAAGTGTTATTGAATGATACTTCATATCTGACTGCCGTATTCGATCGTATTCATGATTG GGCGCAGTATCTTCGAGATTAG
- a CDS encoding tafazzin exon 5 and exon 9 deleted variant short form, putative, which yields MSSPSLASALTLSTIGLASRSFLRLTTKEFKIEGLPILLDALNIPHGEKGKGKIKTDDGSDPSLKPRRGILTICNHNSVVDDPMMWSLLPLSTYFPFTSPSHTCRNNRWTLGASDIMFTNSVHSKFFNLGQVIETHRGAGIFQEAIDRAVKLLQEGNWIHIFPEGKVNQQLTNPEGGLLRFKWGVGRIIMDSEIMPEIIPMWISGFDQIMPETRGFPRFVPRPGAHISITVGQPLTSQIQPLVKTWKDMASKEKGTLGIGGEWEQKVKGEGLAGQQQREVRDKGQLIHGREKEVRIKIVEALQEGMRKLGHDVERREGRFERGLWSHSTRQSV from the exons ATgtcctcgccctctcttGCATCTGCCTTGACACTGTCAACGATCGGACTTGCATCAAGGTCATTTCTTCGTCTTACCACAAAGGAGTTCAAAATTGAAGGATTGCCCATATTGCTCGACGCTCTCAATATCCCGCacggagaaaaaggcaaaggcaagATAAAAACGGACGATGGAAGTGACCCCTCATTGAAACCGAGGAGAGGGATCCTCACGA TATGTAACCATAATTCGGTAGTGGACGATCCCATG ATGTGGTCCCTGTTGCCTCTTTCCACATATTTCCCCTTTACATCTCCTTCGCATACATGCCGTAACAATCGGTGGACATTAGGGGCTTCCGATATCATGTTCACCAACTCTGTTCACAGTAAATTTTTCAACCTTGGGCAGGTAATTGAAACACATCGTGGGGCAGGCATTTTCCAGGAAGCCATTGACCGAGCTGTTAAGCTTCTACAAGAGGGTAACTGG ATTCACATCTTCCCGGAGGGTAAGGTGAACCAGCAGCTCACAAACCCAGAGGGTGGTTTATTACGGTTCAAATGGGGAGT GGGGCGTATCATCATGGACTCTGAGATCATGCCAGAAATCATACCCATGTGGATATCGG GTTTTGATCAAATCATGCCTGAAACTCGCGGATTCCCACGTTTTGTCCCTCGTCCCGGAGCACATATCAGTATCACTGTCGGACAACCACTCACCTCGCAAATCCAACCACTAGTGAAAACTTGGAAAGATATGGCttcaaaagaaaaggggaCTCTGGGCATaggaggagaatgggaaCAGAAAGTGAAGGGAGAGGGTTTGGCCggacaacaacaaagagaagtgagagaTAAAGGACAGCTTATACATGGgcgggagaaagaagtGAGGATTAAAATCGTAGAGGCCTTACAAGAGGGTATGCGGAAGTTGGGACACGATGTGGAACGAAGAGAGGGGCGATTTGAAAGGGGCCTTTGGTCCCATTCAACTAGACAATCGGTATAG
- a CDS encoding ubiquitin-protein ligase, putative, protein MEVDQIANPGKSAAENDKKPRFEVKKWNAVALWAWDIAVDNCAICKSHIMDLCMDCQANQGAESENGCTVAWGICNHAFHFHCISRWLKTRQVCPLDNRQWELQKYGR, encoded by the exons ATGGAAGTCGACCAGATAGCAAACCCAGGGAAGTCAGCAGCCGAAAATGACAAGAAGCCGAGGTtcgaggtgaagaag TGGAATGCTGTTGCTCTATGGGCATGGG ACATTGCTGTTGACAACTGTGCCATTTGCAAGAGTCACATCATGGATCTCTGCATGGATTGCCAGGCCAATCAAGGTGCAGAAAGCGAAAACG GGTGTACTGTAGCATGGGGTATCTGTAAC CACGCTTTCCACTTTCATTGCATCTCTAGATGGCTCAAAACTCGACAAG TATGCCCCCTCGATAA CCGACAGTGGGAACTTCAGAAGTACGGTCGCTAA
- a CDS encoding phosphate transport protein MIR1, putative, whose amino-acid sequence MATENAKAVAKELAGTPLTPNFTSKDYGIFFTAGALCCTLSHGGMTPIDVIKTRIQIDPGLKGYSLIKGGRHIVATEGTKGLLTGFGPTAVGYLLQGGAKFAGYEASKKYLVELSGSRENAIKNRTAIYLGGAAIAEFFADILLTPLEATRIRLVSNPKFASGLVSGLTKIATTEGFGSLYAGFIPILAKQVPYAIGQFTVNERCTEFIYNRMTPETKKSLSSSAQFGITLGSGIIAGFAAAVLSHPADTLLSQINKGHGPKGSMIYRLGALGKEAGFRGLFAGLGPRMIMTAGLVSSQFIMYGWIKTALGARPGIEIHKETQTK is encoded by the exons GGGACACCCCTTACTCCCAATTTCACGAGTAAGGATTatggcatcttcttcactgcTGGTGCCTTATGTTGTACCTT GTCCCATGGTGGCATGACCC CCATCGATGTGATCAAGACCCGAATTCAAATCGATCCCGGCCTAAAGGGCTACTCATTAATCAAAGGTGGTAGACATATCGTTGCTACTGAGGGCACAAAAGGTCTTTTGACTGGATTTGGCCCTACGGCTGTTGGGTACCTGCTGCAGGGTGGAGCTAAGTTCGCCGGCTACGAAGCTTCT AAAAAATACCTCGTGGAACTCTCTGGCAGTAGAGAGAACGCTATCAAGAATCGAACAGCCATTTACCTTGGTGGTGCCGCCATTGCCGA GTTCTTTGCTGATATTCTATTGACTCCTCTGGAGGCTACTCGCATTCGATTAGTGTCGAATCCAAAG TTTGCCAGCGGTCTTGTCAGCGGCTTAACTAAGATTGCCACTACCGAAGGATTTGGCAGTCTATATGCGGGATTTATTCCCATATTGGCCAAACAAGTTCCATACGCCATTG GTCAGTTTACGGTCAACGAACGCTGTACCGAGTTTATTTATAACAGGATGACTCCCGAGACCAAAAAGAGCCTATCTTCTAGTGCTCAATTCGGAATCACTCTTGGGTCAGGTATCATTGCTGGTTTCGCTGCGGCTGTTTTGAGTCAC CCTGCCGatactcttctttctcaaaTCAACAAGGGACATGGACCCAAGGGATCAATGATCTATAGACTTGGAGCCCTAGGCAAAGAAGCAGGATTCAGAGGTCTTTTTGCTGGCCTTGGTCCAAGAATGA TCATGACTGCTGGTCTGGTGTCATCTCAATTCATCATGTATGGCTGGATCAAGACGGCTTTGGGAGCTAGGCCAGGTATAGAAATCCACAAGGAGACCCAGACTAAATAG